Within the Indicator indicator isolate 239-I01 chromosome 1, UM_Iind_1.1, whole genome shotgun sequence genome, the region TTCTGGTAGTTTTCCACAAGCTGGGAAGAAGCATAtgtcttaatttttaaattgaatGGATAATCTTCCATtccataaaaggaaaataatgacagtTACTTAGACAATGAAATTTCTCTATATTGACATTAAAAATTAAGATATATATTCCTTATCTTGGATAATATATCTGTTGTCTCTGTGACTGAAATGCATCAGTTCACTGTCATGTGGAATCCTGCAGAAAGAGCTGAAGTATGTTTTAAGCCCAGCACAAACTCTTAAGATTGCTTGAAAAGACGACAtagaaaataaagacagaataaaaagaccaaaaaaaccccaaaccaaaccaactagccaaccaaccaaccaaacccccaaaagacAACATTTTTACCTTTAAAAATGACAGTTTCATCTTTCTCAGGAATTTCATATGCAGCATCAACACCAGGTGGCAGCCGTGGCCAGAATGAAGATATTAAATTAAACTCAGCTGTCCTGACTGCAGGATGCTTACGCCAAAAATGCCTTACGTAAATATAGAACAGGTTTTCAAACAAATAAagcattcacacacacaaatgcatGAAACCACATCATGGCAACCAGGGCTAATGTATCCTGAGTTATTCACCCTAAGCTCCCTGTAATGTCAACGGAAAGAAAGTTGTTTCCTTGGTGGGATTCCTCTGATCTTGATGCAGACATCTAAAATAGGTCTGATTAACTGTTTTGTCAAAACAGTTGTTATTTTCCCTTACGCAGAAAAGCCTGGCTCACAGGTCTGCTATGGGGTAAGATCTGGGGAATGAAACCCCACCCTGGGGTTAGCAACACCAGCTCAGAGAAACGGACAGTGCACACGAGGACCTTCAGCAAAATAACACTTCACTGGCTCTGTACACTCCAAACTCTGAGGTCAAAACTCTGATGTTGATTTTGGGGAGTGTCTGCAgcgggggaggagggggagcacagccctgccattagaaaaggagaggaatCAGCTCTTTTATCCCTTCTCAAGATTTTGGGCTGTCATGCCCTGAAGCAAGACAGTTTATCTGAGTTTAGCACTCAATCAATATCCTTTCCTTTTGTTGTCACACTAAACCACCACTACAGGGGGTCTTCAAGCAAATATTGTGTCAGGAGTGGTAAACTCTCAGCtttctcaaaacaaaaacagcaaCGAAGGTGCTGTCTCAGAGCTGGTGGTGTCTTTTAGGAAAGCTGAACTCTCCCAGATACCAAACACCGGACATGCTTACAGCCTAAAGTGAAAACAGCATGTTTTCAGAGGAGCCATCTTTCCCCCACCCTATTCATAGCACGCTCTGTTTCGAAAGTGATCTACCTCTTTATACTGACCTCTTTCCATTTCTCCACCACTCCTTTGCTTTTGCCTCCCATGTCTTACCCTGATTGCCTCTCTCACCTTCCTGCCTAGAATGGTTGATATTCTGAGGAATGTTATTTTTCCATGCTGCCCAGCATAATTTAAAAATGATAGAGAGCTGACCTACTTGTCTTTAAAGAACATGATTTCTCCACGGAAAGTGGTAACAGCATCAAAGGTTAAATTGGGGCCACAGGTGTTCGGTAGTACAGGATCTTTTGACTCATTTGGGTCTTTTACCTCAGTAGATTCCATTTGGTCATTGTGAGTGTTGGAAGATGGTCCTAAAAGAAGGAGTTTAtggaagaaattaaaaggaGAACTCATTCAGGTATACccagtacacacacacacaaaaaaaaaagccactgaaaGATATTCCAAAGTCCTTAAAATTATAAGCACTAGTTAATTAATAATTATGAATTACCATAGAGGTATTGAATGCCTTTAATATCATCCTGATGAAGAGGGAATACTGAAGGGTCAGATTTCCTGTACACTGGGTACATCAGAGCATTGGGATCTTTGGAATGGAAAAGTCCCAATGAATGGCCAAACTCATGGGCAGCAACATAGAACAGGTTTGTACCTGGAAATAATAAACAAAAGACATCATAGGAGAGCAGTGCCTTTTAATTTGTCCTGAAAACATGAAGGACATAAGGCAGATCAGATTTCAGAACTGCTTGCTCAAGCAAGTGAAGCTGTTACAGGAAATTCAGTTGGGGATGAAATTCtggtcagaaagaaaaataaagaaatcattGAAGTAGAATACAAGGAAACGGTTGGCATATCCTGCAAAGCCAGTGTGGACTAGTGCTGGTGATGTAACTACTGGAAGAGACAAGCAGGTTAgaagggtggggagaaggggacTTCCAGGTCCTTCAATTAGTTCCCAAATAAATCTCCACCCAGTCCATGTAGAAGTTCAGCTAGGGTCTTAACTTTTTAAACCAGAAGGttcagaggatttttttttttagatggcAGAAACCATCTACCCAATGGCCCTTCAAATCAATCCCATTTTTAAGCACTTCttaaggaagaaaggagacagACACTGTACCCTTGAAGTCATGTACAGCTTGCTTCAGAAAAGGCTTGAAGAACTTAATTTCCTACCCTCTGTGTTTTTGGTCCAGGTTTCATCTTCATCAAAGTGAGCATCTCCACCAAAGTCCTTGCCAGGTGCGTAGGCATGAGCAACAGACCCTCCTGGGCCATCAAATGGGATGAAGTCATTGTGACCTGAGAAGTAAGTCCCATAGACAGCTGAGTGAGGCTTAGGGAGATAAGTGTTCTCAGTCATGCACAGagctctgtgttctgctgaTTTTGTAAACTCTCAAATCCCCCCTCCACACAGACTTGCCAAAAGCTCTCTTTTTTTCACAGGGAAAACTCAGGAAAATTTGAACCAATGCATCAGGAGTGAAATCTTGGCTTCCTCACAAAATAGGTGGACATTTTCATACTGCTGCCTCAAGGGAAGGGCAAAACAtggtttgttttgaaataaatttCCTTCTTTGCTCATAAGGTAAAAGGTTCAAAACCTCTGTGTCAGCAGCCATCTGAACCTGGCTGGCAATTTAAATGCTGATGGCAGAAGCAATATTCTTGGAAAGACTGTAAGCCCTTGAGTGTAGTCTACAGAAAAGGATTTAGGGACAAAGACCTTATGTGCAGTGCCTGCATACTCTGCATAGTCCAGATGAGTGGATGTCTGTTTGTGAACAGAGGAGCTGACTAGAAGAGTCCAGTGCACAGACTGCCAACTAAAAGAGCTAAGCCCACCCTGAGGGCGATTCCAAAAATACAAGCCTTAAGGCTCTCTAGAACTTATTTAGTTTACACAAAGCACATGTCTAATCCCAGGAATGTTCCTAGAGCTATCCACTCCATACTGCTCTGATCTTGGGTATATCCAACAAACCCTAAACCTCTTGTGGTTTGTGCATACATTAGGCATCGTATGCTAGGTATAAATCCAGTGAACTACAGGCAGCTTGTTACATTCATTTTCTCACTCCTTCTCTTCATCTGCCTCTCCACCCTCCCCTGTGGACTGTCAAGAATTACAGCCATAAAATCTTAGCATGAACTctgtttttctgtctgcttGTTTAACTGAACACTGGATTTtggcattttatgattctgtctATGAGAAGAAATCATCAGCATTTCAGGCTAACTGCTCCACACAGGCAATAACTTTGCAATAACTCATAATGGCTGTGTAGAGTTTACCTCTGGCTGCAAAGGAGATCATTATGTCTGCATCACCTCTGTCCTTCTTGATGAATTTCAGAGGGGTTACACTGCTCCAGACACTTAATGCTTTTTTGATCGCTACATTGACATCTGCTGGATGCAGGTCTGGTGTGTAGTTTAAtatcctttaaaataaaagatagaAAATCAACTGTTTTCTTGCAGCTTACACTGTGTAACACACAGCCTTTGCATTAAGAATTCCACTATAGTTACCTGTATGTTAGAACTTGTTTGGCCCATTTTGGATCTCCTGCAAAGGTGGAGAACCCAGCTATGTCAGGGAATCCACAGCGACGTTTCTGCACCAGGTCCAAAATTCCAGAATCCAGTTTCCCTGTCACCTCAAGCCCAAAGAATTCctgcatttcttttattttttgtgttatTGGACTATTACCTTTCCAAATGAAAGattccccatctttcttaaaaCCATAGTAATTTTCCAGGTACTtctaatgaaaaaaaggaaaaaaaagaaagaggagggggggggggcatttTAGGACAGTCAATGGTGCTTGCTTCTGAAGCTCATTAAAAATTGTACTGACACAACTTCAGACATGTATCTTTGctagttttctttctgttcaatGGAAGCATGGGTAATAGAGTTTTCTTAAAGCCTGCATGCTAATTTGTCTCCTGATGATAGCTTTTTGCATTATGTTATCGCTATAAATGTTTTGCAGGTCACTCAGAATACATTCAAAATGTGCATTTGTCTAATAAAGTGATTATTTTCTGGTAATGTACCATCCACTTACCCTGTGCTTTAGGGATGCTCAGAGTCCTTTAGAGCAGGCAGTGCACAAGCTGTTCGAAATATAGGACTGAACACAAAATTTCAGTAGTAGCATCCCTCTTTCCCACATTTTTTACAGTAACAATTCATACAAAATAACGTCCTTATTTTATGAAGAGTTATGTATCGTAGTACCAGAAGTCACATAAATAACCACATATCCACCTGAACTACAAATCAAACATATACTGAATCAGGAGTTCAGTGGCTGCTAGAATCAACACATAAGTGAATGCATAATCAGTTTTATTTGTTCTCTAGAAAAagaccacaaacaaacaaaaaaaacagctCAAGAATGAATCAAGATTAAAGAAGCATTTGTTATCATGGTACAGAATGCAGCCCCCTCTATTTTGGGAGATAGTCAAACTCATTACTCATTCTGCTGCAATCTGCAGAACTAGCTCCTCATCTGTATATACTAGCCCCAGAGACTGCAATGAATGCTCAACGGCTGCTAAAGATCTCTCAGAGAGGCCTTTCTCACCTGGATAAGGTGCATGCCACCTTCTTTTTTCTGCCTTGTAGCTGCAGGAAAAGCACAAGATAATGCTGCACATAATAACATGAGaaaagggaggttctccattcTCATTTTCACTAGTCTTTAGAAAAATCTTCCTTGTACTCTACCACATACCTGCTTTGACTTCATCTAGTACTCACTTCCTTTATAAAGCTTTCTAATCCCTGACTCATTGATTCTCACAAGTTCTAGGTAGCAACAGAACACAAGCAAAACAGTGTTTTTACCATTAAGAATATTTATGATGTctttcatccagttccacccttGTGCAGGTTTTGCAATAGGGAAATATGATTAATGAGGCAATAATAGACTTGTAGTTCTTTTTAATAAGATCAATAACCTTTTAGTTATTAAAATGCAGTCTTACTCTCCCAAAACTTAAAGAATGTCTCTTTAATGTTTTCAGTTCATACTGATTTCAAATGGATTGTGCAGGTACCTAAAGGGAAAAACATTTGCAGAAGTTTACAAGACTGTAGACTACAAGTAGAAAACTTGTGtattaggtttttttgttgttggctgGTTGGCTTGTTGTTTTTTGTAGTTGTTTGTACAGGAGCCTGTATTTTTTGAGGTTATTATAGTGCCATCATCTTTCCCTTTAGTAGAGCCCTTCAAAATTATAAAGTCAGTGCTGTAACCCATGAAGCAGTAGTTTGTTTATGCAGTTTTGTTTTGATACAGTTCTCATCTGGATGAAACTTCCAGGAAAACGTGTAAGTGCCACAAGGAAATTAAAAGCTTTGCTGAGCGTAGTTAAAGTCATTAGAAAAATTGAGCCATGGTGTCACTTTTGTCCAGTAGTTGCCACTATTCTCAGAGAATGGCACAGTTACTTCACTTCCCAGTCTCCTTCTTTTATACCTACTATAAGGTTTTAAAAAGCACTCAGGTCTTCTGGATCAAAGTCTTTGATGGGTTTCCCATTCAGAGAAGTTCCTCGGTTCTCCAAGTCTGCCATTGGTGGTGAGAACTGCAGAGATTCAATATTATGTCTCCTctagtgctgggtccagttttccTCCGTGCTAAATCACATCCTCCCCTCACTGCCACCAAGGAGGATGAAGCAGAGGCATAGATGAAgtctgaagagaaaaatctaCTGCCACTGAAGATAGCCCTCT harbors:
- the LOC128974897 gene encoding stromelysin-1-like, whose product is MRMENLPFLMLLCAALSCAFPAATRQKKEGGMHLIQKYLENYYGFKKDGESFIWKGNSPITQKIKEMQEFFGLEVTGKLDSGILDLVQKRRCGFPDIAGFSTFAGDPKWAKQVLTYRILNYTPDLHPADVNVAIKKALSVWSSVTPLKFIKKDRGDADIMISFAARGHNDFIPFDGPGGSVAHAYAPGKDFGGDAHFDEDETWTKNTEGTNLFYVAAHEFGHSLGLFHSKDPNALMYPVYRKSDPSVFPLHQDDIKGIQYLYGPSSNTHNDQMESTEVKDPNESKDPVLPNTCGPNLTFDAVTTFRGEIMFFKDKHFWRKHPAVRTAEFNLISSFWPRLPPGVDAAYEIPEKDETVIFKGNEFWVVRGDTILPGYPQKFYTLGFSKDVTKIDAAFYNGNEDKIYYFIADKFWSYDKRSQSMDRKPKLIRDIFPGINGKIDAVFQHENFLYFFLGKKQFEFDPDKKRVTRLLKTNFWFSC